Genomic DNA from Methanocellales archaeon:
GTTCGGATCTGCGGCACGGTTCTTCACCTTCGTCGCATCGAGCACGTTTATGATGCCGTCGCTGTTGACATCTGCGGCCCATTCGTTATCCAGGGGATAGAAGGGGTTGCCGGCACGGTTCTTCACCTTGGTCGCATCGAGCACGTTCACCACGCCATCATTGTTAACATCGCCTAGGAGACCTTGGGGCGACTCATTGCTGTAGATCAAAATA
This window encodes:
- a CDS encoding dockerin type I repeat-containing protein, with product ILIYSNESPQGLLGDVNNDGVVNVLDATKVKNRAGNPFYPLDNEWAADVNSDGIINVLDATKVKNRAADPNYPW